Proteins encoded by one window of Pseudorca crassidens isolate mPseCra1 chromosome 3, mPseCra1.hap1, whole genome shotgun sequence:
- the PANK3 gene encoding pantothenate kinase 3 isoform X2, which produces MDIGGTLVKLSYFEPIDITAEEEQEEVESLKSIRKYLTSNVAYGSTGIRDVHLELKDLTLFGRRGNLHFIRFPTQDLPTFIQMGRDKNFSTLHTVLCATGGGAYKFEKDFRTIGNLHLHKLDELDCLVKGLLYIDSVSFNGQAECYYFANASEPERCQKMPFNLDDPYPLLVVNIGSGVSILAVHSKDNYKRVTGTSLGGGTFLGLCSLLTGCESFEEALEMASKGDSTQADKLVRDIYGGDYERFGLPGWAVASSFGNMIYKEKRESVSKEDLARATLVTITNNIGSVARMCAVNEKINRVVFVGNFLRVNTLSMKLLAYALDYWSKGQLKALFLEHEGYFGAVGALLGLPNFS; this is translated from the exons ATGGACATCGGGGGAACTCTGGTAAAGCTCTCATATTTTGAACCTATCGATATCACAGCAgaggaagaacaagaagaagTTGAGAGCTTAAAAAGTATCCGGAAATATCTGACTTCTAACGTAGCCTATGGATCCACTGGTATTCGGGATGTACACCTTGAACTGAAAGATTTAACGCTTTTTGGCCGGAGAGGGAACTTGCACTTTATCAGATTTCCAACCCAGGACCTGCCTACTTTTATCCAAATGGGAAGAGATAAAAACTTCTCAACATTACACACGGTGCTATGTGCTACAGGAGGTGGTGCTTACAAGTTTGAAAAAGATTTTCGCACA ATTGGAAACCTCCACCTGCACAAACTGGATGAACTTGACTGCCTTGTAAAGGGCTTGCTGTATATAGATTCTGTCAGTTTCAATGGACAAGCAGAGTGCTATTATTTTGCTAATGCCTCAGAACCTGAGAGATGCCAAAAGATGCCTTTCAACCTGGATGATCCCTATCCACTTCTGGTAGTAAACATTGGTTCAGGAGTCAGTATTTTAGCAGTCCATTCCAAAGACAACTATAAACGAGTAACTGGGACAAG ccTTGGAGGGGGTACCTTTCTTGGTTTATGTAGTTTATTGACTGGCTGTGAAAGTTTTGAAGAGGCTCTTGAAATGGCATCCAAAGGTGACAGCACCCAAGCTGACAAGCTGGTCCGTGATATTTACGGAGGAGATTATGAAAGATTTGGTCTGCCTGGTTGGGCTGTAGCATCTAG tTTTGGGAATATGATTTATAAGGAGAAGCGAGAATCTGTTAGTAAAGAAGATCTAGCAAGAGCTACATTAGTTACTATCACCAATAACATTGGTTCTGTGGCACGAATGTGTGCTGTTAATGag aaaataaacagaGTTGTCTTTGTTGGAAACTTTTTACGTGTCAATACTCTCTCGATGAAACTTTTGGCATATGCACTGGATTACTGGTCAAAAGGTCAACTGAAAGCATTGTTTCTAGAGCATGAG GGATATTTTGGAGCAGTTGGTGCACTTCTTGGGCTGCCAAATTTCAGCTAA
- the PANK3 gene encoding pantothenate kinase 3 isoform X1, with translation MKIKDAKKPSFPWFGMDIGGTLVKLSYFEPIDITAEEEQEEVESLKSIRKYLTSNVAYGSTGIRDVHLELKDLTLFGRRGNLHFIRFPTQDLPTFIQMGRDKNFSTLHTVLCATGGGAYKFEKDFRTIGNLHLHKLDELDCLVKGLLYIDSVSFNGQAECYYFANASEPERCQKMPFNLDDPYPLLVVNIGSGVSILAVHSKDNYKRVTGTSLGGGTFLGLCSLLTGCESFEEALEMASKGDSTQADKLVRDIYGGDYERFGLPGWAVASSFGNMIYKEKRESVSKEDLARATLVTITNNIGSVARMCAVNEKINRVVFVGNFLRVNTLSMKLLAYALDYWSKGQLKALFLEHEGYFGAVGALLGLPNFS, from the exons ATGAAGATCAAGGATGCCAAGAAACCCT CTTTCCCATGGTTTGGCATGGACATCGGGGGAACTCTGGTAAAGCTCTCATATTTTGAACCTATCGATATCACAGCAgaggaagaacaagaagaagTTGAGAGCTTAAAAAGTATCCGGAAATATCTGACTTCTAACGTAGCCTATGGATCCACTGGTATTCGGGATGTACACCTTGAACTGAAAGATTTAACGCTTTTTGGCCGGAGAGGGAACTTGCACTTTATCAGATTTCCAACCCAGGACCTGCCTACTTTTATCCAAATGGGAAGAGATAAAAACTTCTCAACATTACACACGGTGCTATGTGCTACAGGAGGTGGTGCTTACAAGTTTGAAAAAGATTTTCGCACA ATTGGAAACCTCCACCTGCACAAACTGGATGAACTTGACTGCCTTGTAAAGGGCTTGCTGTATATAGATTCTGTCAGTTTCAATGGACAAGCAGAGTGCTATTATTTTGCTAATGCCTCAGAACCTGAGAGATGCCAAAAGATGCCTTTCAACCTGGATGATCCCTATCCACTTCTGGTAGTAAACATTGGTTCAGGAGTCAGTATTTTAGCAGTCCATTCCAAAGACAACTATAAACGAGTAACTGGGACAAG ccTTGGAGGGGGTACCTTTCTTGGTTTATGTAGTTTATTGACTGGCTGTGAAAGTTTTGAAGAGGCTCTTGAAATGGCATCCAAAGGTGACAGCACCCAAGCTGACAAGCTGGTCCGTGATATTTACGGAGGAGATTATGAAAGATTTGGTCTGCCTGGTTGGGCTGTAGCATCTAG tTTTGGGAATATGATTTATAAGGAGAAGCGAGAATCTGTTAGTAAAGAAGATCTAGCAAGAGCTACATTAGTTACTATCACCAATAACATTGGTTCTGTGGCACGAATGTGTGCTGTTAATGag aaaataaacagaGTTGTCTTTGTTGGAAACTTTTTACGTGTCAATACTCTCTCGATGAAACTTTTGGCATATGCACTGGATTACTGGTCAAAAGGTCAACTGAAAGCATTGTTTCTAGAGCATGAG GGATATTTTGGAGCAGTTGGTGCACTTCTTGGGCTGCCAAATTTCAGCTAA
- the FBLL1 gene encoding rRNA/tRNA 2'-O-methyltransferase fibrillarin-like protein 1, whose translation MKSAVSARGGVSGGRGGGCWGGGRGGGGGGGGKGGGGGKGPGGDGGGQGGKGGFGARTRGFGGGRGRGRGGGDGRDRGGGGQRRGVAKSKNRRRKGVTTVSVEPHRHEGVFIYRGAEDALVTLNMVPGQSVYGERRVTVTEGGVKQEYRTWNPFRSKLAAAILGGVDQIHIKPKSKVLYLGAASGTTVSHVSDIIGPDGLVYAVEFSHRAGRDLVNVAKKRTNIIPVLEDARHPLKYRMLIGMVDVIFADVAQPDQSRIVALNAHTFLRNGGHFLISIKANCIDSTASAEAVFASEVRKLQQENLKPQEQLTLEPYERDHAVVVGVYRPLPKSANK comes from the coding sequence ATGAAGTCGGCGGTGAGCGCGCGCGGTGGGGTGTCTGGCGGCCGCGGAGGTGGCTGCTGGGGCGGGGGgcgaggaggcggaggaggaggcggGGGCAAAGGAGGAGGCGGGGGCAAAGGACCGGGAGGCGATGGCGGCGGCCAGGGGGGCAAGGGCGGCTTCGGAGCGCGGACGCGCGGCTTCGGAggcggcaggggcagggggcgcgGTGGTGGAGACGGCAGGGACCGCGGAGGCGGCGGGCAGCGGCGTGGCGTGGCCAAGAGCAAGAACCGCCGCAGGAAGGGCGTCACCACGGTATCCGTGGAACCGCACCGGCACGAGGGGGTCTTTATCTACCGCGGGGCGGAGGACGCTCTGGTCACACTGAATATGGTGCCCGGCCAGTCGGTGTACGGCGAGCGGCGGGTCACGGTGACCGAGGGCGGCGTGAAACAGGAGTACCGCACTTGGAACCCCTTCCGCTCCAAGCTGGCCGCGGCCATACTGGGCGGGGTCGACCAGATTCACATCAAGCCCAAGTCCAAAGTGCTCTACCTGGGTGCCGCCTCGGGGACCACCGTCTCCCACGTCTCCGACATCATCGGCCCTGATGGCCTAGTCTACGCGGTCGAGTTCTCCCACCGCGCCGGCCGCGATCTGGTCAACGTGGCCAAGAAGAGAACCAACATCATCCCAGTCCTCGAAGACGCCCGGCACCCCCTCAAGTACCGCATGCTCATCGGGATGGTGGACGTGATCTTTGCCGACGTGGCCCAGCCAGACCAGTCCCGCATCGTGGCTCTGAATGCCCACACCTTCCTGCGCAACGGGGGCCACTTCCTCATTTCCATCAAGGCCAATTGCATCGACTCCACCGCCTCTGCTGAGGCGGTGTTTGCTTCTGAGGTGAGGAAGTTGCAGCAGGAGAATTTGAAGCCTCAAGAGCAGCTGACCCTGGAGCCCTATGAGAGGGACCACGCTGTGGTCGTCGGGGTCTATCGGCCCCTTCCCAAGAGCGCCAACAAGTAG